The following proteins are encoded in a genomic region of Terriglobia bacterium:
- a CDS encoding M23 family metallopeptidase: protein MTSSDGKCRGASRGAGADRGLATLLIAIWVVGAAGCAGIQRPPANAAVPASEPAIAVTPEADAAVGARGALETLSGEDTDSPQGVFHHVRDGQTLWRIARAYAVPQEELQRVNGLDDPGQLEVGQEIFIPGATAVLEVPPYPLPLPLVPVPAPRAPAALARDIGFEWPVAGGHVVSYFGAHRRTHRHAGVDIAGDRGQEIIAARAGVVTFSGRTRTGYGNLVILDHGYGIESLYAHDQAVLVRIGDKVEKGQPIARVGRTGNATTPHCHFEIRKDRVPVDPLLYVSRLAEARP, encoded by the coding sequence ATGACGAGCTCGGATGGAAAGTGCCGCGGGGCCTCGAGGGGCGCGGGTGCCGACCGCGGCCTCGCGACGCTCCTGATCGCCATCTGGGTGGTCGGCGCGGCCGGGTGCGCCGGGATTCAAAGGCCCCCCGCCAACGCCGCCGTCCCGGCCTCGGAGCCAGCCATCGCGGTGACGCCCGAGGCCGACGCGGCGGTCGGAGCGCGGGGCGCCCTGGAAACTCTGAGTGGCGAGGACACCGATTCCCCGCAAGGGGTGTTCCACCACGTGCGGGACGGGCAGACGCTCTGGCGGATCGCCCGCGCGTACGCCGTGCCACAAGAGGAGCTGCAGAGGGTCAACGGGCTCGATGATCCCGGCCAGCTCGAGGTCGGCCAGGAGATCTTCATCCCTGGCGCAACGGCCGTCCTGGAGGTCCCGCCGTACCCGCTGCCGCTCCCGCTGGTCCCCGTTCCCGCTCCGAGAGCCCCCGCCGCTTTGGCGCGCGACATCGGTTTCGAGTGGCCCGTCGCCGGCGGCCACGTGGTCTCGTACTTCGGTGCCCACCGCCGCACACACCGGCACGCCGGCGTCGACATCGCGGGTGACCGGGGCCAGGAGATCATCGCGGCCCGAGCGGGGGTGGTGACCTTCAGCGGGCGGACCCGGACGGGATACGGGAATCTCGTGATCCTGGACCACGGCTACGGCATCGAGTCGCTGTACGCGCATGACCAGGCCGTTCTCGTGCGCATTGGCGACAAGGTGGAGAAGGGGCAGCCTATCGCCCGTGTTGGCCGCACCGGCAACGCCACGACGCCGCACTGCCACTTCGAGATTCGGAAGGACCGAGTCCCGGTCGATCCTCTCCTCTACGTCTCCCGGCTGGCCGAGGCCCGCCCGTGA
- a CDS encoding zinc-ribbon domain-containing protein — protein MKVEIRCPACGRGYLIDPAKIPRAGAKVGCKACGAAIEVPGPVGPPAQTAPARQTPSSPAPVSTAREASAPAASGLAATPSMSGGEVVCPRCGLHFAPAKGAPAETGSTRPTVLVVEDLDYFLEIAKEALSPKYAVRTARSLREARAALSSGRIDAILLDLTLEGGEDGLTLLREMPVKRCPVLIFTAEDEAEMYGEPWDRLRALGADDLVIKGIHVGESLARRVGALLGEPAPEEPDRR, from the coding sequence GTGAAGGTCGAGATCCGCTGCCCCGCGTGCGGGCGCGGTTACCTCATCGACCCAGCGAAGATACCCCGGGCGGGCGCCAAGGTTGGGTGCAAGGCCTGCGGCGCGGCCATCGAGGTGCCTGGACCCGTCGGGCCACCGGCGCAGACCGCACCGGCTCGCCAGACGCCCTCCTCGCCTGCTCCGGTTTCGACGGCGCGTGAAGCTTCGGCGCCGGCCGCGAGCGGCCTCGCCGCCACCCCATCAATGTCGGGGGGGGAGGTCGTGTGTCCCCGTTGCGGCCTGCACTTCGCCCCGGCGAAGGGTGCGCCCGCCGAGACGGGCTCCACCCGGCCGACCGTGCTGGTCGTGGAGGACCTGGACTATTTCCTCGAGATCGCGAAGGAGGCTCTCTCCCCCAAGTACGCGGTCAGAACGGCAAGGTCGCTGCGGGAGGCTCGGGCGGCGCTGTCCTCGGGCCGGATCGACGCGATCCTGTTGGACCTGACGCTCGAGGGAGGCGAGGACGGCCTGACGCTGCTCCGGGAGATGCCCGTCAAGCGATGTCCCGTGCTGATCTTCACCGCCGAGGACGAGGCGGAGATGTACGGCGAGCCCTGGGACCGGCTCCGCGCACTCGGCGCGGACGATCTCGTCATCAAGGGTATCCACGTCGGCGAATCGCTGGCGCGCAGGGTCGGCGCTCTTCTGGGGGAACCCGCCCCTGAGGAGCCGGACCGGCGCTGA